The DNA segment TCATCCATTGGCAATGGAGTTCAGTTCCTCAATCGCCACCTGTCTTCAAGCATGTTCCGCAGCAAAGATTGTCTAGAACCACTCCTGGATTTCCTACGCACGCACAGACATGATGGACATGTGAGTTTCATGTTTGGACACTTCTAGGGTGTGTGTGAGTTTCCGTCTTAACCTTCTTAAGTGTTGTGTAGGTAATGATGTTGAATGACCGCATACAAAACATGTCTAGACTTCAATCTTCTTTGTCTAAGGCAGATGATTATCTTTCTAAGCTACCGTCCGATACAGCATACTCTGAGTTTCAACACGAGTTAGCATCTTTCTCTTAAGAACCAACATTCAAGCCTATACTTATTCTCTCATGTGCTTCAGCTTATAACTTTATTTGACTGCAGTTTGCAAGGAATGGGATTTGAAAGAGGATGGGGAAACAATGCTGAAAGGACCCTTGAGATGATGCATCTTCTCTCGGACATTCTCCAAGCTCCGGATCCTTCCATTTTGGAAACTTTTCTTGGTAGAATACCTATGGTGTTTAATGTTGTCATTTTGTCTATACATGGTTACTTTGGGCAAGCAAATGTTTTGGGCTTGCCCGATACCGGTGGCCAGGTACGTTCTTTTACCAATAACTGAAATCTAATATATGAACTTCATATGAGTCTTGTTCCTATGGTTTGGTGCCATTATGTGATTGGCAACATGATTactttttagagtaaaatgccattttcgtccctgaggtggtttggccagttttgcgacctTCATCCAAAGGTTATTTTTTCCTCAtctggattcaaaaggtttgaaatcttgccattttcatccgactggttaactccattcattttcCTCCGTTAAGTCGGGGGTATTTCTGTCCTTTTACCTtctttgttttgttttaaatacttgtatattatgctaaatgcttgtgcATAGAGTGAAAAAGATCGAATTGCCCTTCAAGTTAACTAAaaggacgaaaatacccctgacttaacggagaaaaatggatggagttaatgagccggatgaaaatgacaagatttcaaaccttttggatccagatgcgggaATACAAACCTATGGACGAAAatcgcaaaactagccaaacctcagggacgaaaatggcatttgcTCTATGTTTTAATTATGGTTGCACTCTGGCAAATAATGCTTACTTTTTTTTGGACACAGATTGTATATATACTGGATCAAGTCCGTGCGTTGGAGAATGAGATGCTTCTTAAATTAAAGCATCAAGGACTGGATATCAAACCAAGGATTCTTATTGTACGTATAGATATGATTATCGAGTCACTATTTTTCAGAGTCTTTCATGTATATACGGATTTTGTTTTCTACAAGCTGCCTTTTTTTGCATTTATCTAATGCTTTTTTGTGTCTTATTTAAGGTGACTCGGCTGATACCAGATGCAAAAGGTACTTCATGTAACCAGCGACTGGAAAAAGTCAGTGGAACTGAACACACGCATATACTGCGTGTTCCTTTCAGGACCGAGAAAGGGATTCTTCGTAAATGGATCTCAAGGTTTGATGTATGGCCTTATTTGGAGAATTTTGCTGCGGTAAATTACTCTTCTAATTCCATAATCTTTTATATTCCGATATATGTGTGATAAATGTTGTGTTTGGTTCATTATTAGGATGCAGCAAGTGAGATTTCTGCTGAGTTGCATGGTGCTCCAGATCTTATAATTGGAAATTATAGTGATGGAAATCTTGTTGCCTCTTTATTATCTTACAAAATGGGAGTAACCCAGGTAACCGACTATTTTGAGCATGAAAAATTCGGTTTCTTTAAAACTGCTATAGTTTATTAATCAAACGTTTTGATaaatacagtgcaacattgctcATGCTTTGGAGAAAACAAAGTACCCAGATTCCGACTTATATTGGAAGAAATTCGACGAGAAATATCACTTTTCTTGTCAATTTACTGCCGATCTTTTAGCCATGAACAATGCAGATTTTATCATCACAAGCACATACCAAGAGATTGCGGGAACGTGAGTTACGATCAGTAGTTTGATTGAATTGTTTCATATGACATTATGACAACTTCATTAGCTTATTCTATTTATTTATGAATTTCAGGAAAAATACCATCGGACAATACGAGAGTCATTCATCTTTCACTCTTCCAGGCCTCTACAGGGTTGTTCATGGTATTGACGTTTTTGACCCTAAGTTCAACATTGTGTCTCCAGGGGCAGATATGACCATTTACTTTCCATTCACCGAGAAGGAAAAAAGACTTACATCTCTTCATGCTAAAATTGAGAAGCTATTGTTTGACCCTCAGCAGAACGAAGAGCACATGTGAGTCGCTTTTTGGTAAAACCATAATGTTATCAACAGTTTATGTGATAATTGGCGATTTTCTTGAACTTGTGTAGTGGAAATCTGAGTGATCGATCAAAACCAATGATTTTTTCAATGGCAAGACTTGATCATGTGAAGAACATTACGGGTCTGGTTGAGTGGTATGCTAAGAATAATAAGCTTAGGGAACTAGCAAACCTTGTTGTGGTTGCCGGTTACAATGATGTGAAGCGATCTAATGACAGAGAAGAAATTGCAGAAATTGAAAAAATGCATGATCTTTTTAAGAAATACAAATTAGATGGTCAGGTAAGATGGATTTCCGCACAAACAAACCGTGCACAAAATGGTGAACTTTATCGCTATATTGCTGATGGACGAGGAGTCTTTGTACAGGTATAatactatgtttttttttttactcttTTTTATATGAGTCATTATGTTTTTCATTTTGTACGCACGAGTCATTAAGAGATGGTTTTGTGTACCAGTCAGGTTATTCTGTTAATTTTAGCATTATATACATCCAACATTATTATACATAAAGAGTAAAAGGCCATTTTCGTctttgaggtttggccagttttgcgactttcgtccaaaggtttgtttttcagcatctggatccaaaaggtttgaaatcttgccattttcatctagctcgttaactccatccatttttctccgttaagtcaggagcattttcgtcttttttgttaacttaaagggcaattccaTCTTTTcaatgcttgtacattatgctaaatgctcgtacataaagtgaaaaagacggaattgccctttaagttaacaaaaaagacgaaaatactcttgacttaacggagaaaaatggatggagttaacgagctggatgaaagtGACaacatttcaaaccttttggatctagatgcggaaaaacaaacctttcgacgatagtcgcaaaactggccaaacctcagggacgaaaatggcattttactcatacATAAATTCAgcatttttttgaaaaaaaaaatcattattttaCAGCcgtttttttccatacataatgATTCAAATGGGTATTTCAAGCAAAACAACTCTATCTAATATCTCTTATCATATTCGTCTTTTGATTATTTAATCTCATTTTAATGAAAAAATCTTCTGTGGTAATTTCAGCCTGCTTTTTATGAAGCGTTTGGGCTTACAGTGGTGGAAGCGATGACTTGTGGGCTTCCAACATTTGCAACTTGCCATGGTGGTCCAGCAGAGATAATTGAAGATGGTGTTTCCGGTTTCCACATTGATCCATATCATCCAGATACTGCAGCAGTCACAATGGTTAATTTTTTTCAGAAATGCAAGGAGGACAAGACTTACTGGATGACGATATCTGACGGAGGGCTTAAAAGAATATATGAAAGGTTTGATATATCAAACTGATGTTTATCAAACGGTTGACTAATAGTTTACTTGAGAATTTTGTAATGGTATAGGTACACATGGAAGATTTACTCCGAACGTTTAATGACACTAGCTGGAGTTTATAGCTTCTGGAAGTATGTCTCGAAACTTGACAGGCGTGAAACAAGACGATATCTTGAGATGTTTTATATTCTTAAGTTCCGTGATCTGGTAAGTACCAAAGCCTGTTTATTGTTTAGTTATATGCTTTACAAGTGTTTACTTATGTCAACTTGGTCAGGTGAAATCCGTTCCAGTCGCTATTGATGATGAGGCCTAGGTGAAAGCCCATAAAGGTAGCCTCTTCTATATATGGGCTATGTATTTGGGTTAGCTTAAATAAAATTTGAACTGGGTATAATAGTTGcagattgatgatctgtttgattgTATAAATGTAAGGCATGTGATGTAGCCTTTCTAGCATGATACTGTCTTATATAGCTGTTTAATAATCCATAACTGCTTGCCCATAATGCTAGTTTTAAGGCTCTTCATGACGCGACAGAGGTTTTATATCACTGGTGTCATAATGATATGCTCGTGGTACTCCATAGGTGAATACAACTCCCATACCACATAGCTTAAATAAAGTTTTAACTTCGTGTACCTTTTACATTATGACGTTGTTATAATTGGTGATCGTTAAGCCCCGTTTCACAATGTTGTGATTTTCTTCTATCTCGTGTATCACGAACTAAAAGTATCTTGATAAATAAGAATTTATTAGTTTCTTCCTTAGCAAATAAATTATTGAAACAATTTCGAGGAAGTACAAATTGTGTTCATCTACTCGACAACTCGATCTTTCTGTAATCGAGATTCGAACACAATCACTAAAATCCCTACAACAATCTGCAATTGCAACTTCTGTATGCATACAACCACCCCTAACAAACTCAACTTGAAACTGTTAAGTTCTGTTGAAGATCAAGATAGTATGGAACACCGGTACCGTTCAGCCACTCGCCTCCCTGAATAAAGTTTGCGACGGTAAACTGACTGGCCTCTGTCTCATTCGTGATCACTCTATATCCTGGCCAAGTAACCCTAGCACTTGTATTGGATCCCGGTCCTCTGTTCATATACTCCCCGTAGTAAAGCGTACTCAACGCAAAATCACCGCTCCACTCCAACCAACCCGCCGGATCAATCAAATCTCCAATATACGACCGCATGATCACTGTTTTCGAATACAACTTCCACGGCCTACCAAGGTACGATTTGAACATCGACTGGTTTGGTATAAGCTCTGATCCAGCTGCAATTTTGCACTCTAGTATCGAAATTCCAGTGTTTTGATTCGGATCGTCTCTACCTTGAGCAGTGAACATGTTCTTCTGGTTTGGTTCGGGCTGGCGGGCGTAGAAGTTAGATTTCTGGAATACGACGGCTGCATTGCCGAAGACGAAGTCGACGGTGCCGTAGATGTCACACTCGCGGTAGAATTGCCGGAGAGAGTGGACGTAGAGGGTGTCTTGATAGCCGATGAAACTGCATTGGTAGAAGATGGAGAAATCGGAGCCGCTCCGTAGTGCAACTGCTTGGTGTTTACTTGGTCCCGCGTAGTTTTCAACTGTTATACCCTTCATTATAAAATTTGCACCTACCGCAACTATAACAAGTAAACAGAGTTAGGGGAGTGTTTGGGAATGAGCTATAAATGATCCAAGCTTCTCGTGAACTGCTTGAGATTGTGTTGCTAAAAGTTTGAATTGAGCTCGGGTCTAAAAGAAGACAGTTTATTAAACAATCCAAGCTTCGTTTATTGTTAAATAATATATAAGGTAAATTTGTATTAACTTTATAATATTATGTAAACAAAATTAAATTAGTTACAACTTTATTAAACATATTTTAGATTAAATGGTCAGAGATCAAACTATTAGAAAACAGATATATCTaaaagatccaagttttaatttaacaaatctatacatataataaaagaaaccatgttaGGGACACATGGCGTTCTATTAGACAATCTTTATTAattttctaaatatttattatgaAAAGTCATTTATTggtaatattaaatttaaaatttgtaaaagagattttaatgataaacacaaagataactgataataatatattaattattaaaatctaaaaaaatatattagcgttttatttaattggtagttttaattgtttttatattttgatgataaggACAAGGATAACTAATAatcacatattaaaataaaaatatttattttaatcagCTGTTTCGTTAAAAGGATTTATTCAATACatgtagaatatatatattttttatacatggtatattTAGAATCCTATTTCTAATAAAGGATCCCATTATCCCGTTTTACCCCTccaatgaaataataatattaaatcataGTATCCAACTTATCTcttgtatatttaatattttttactaaaatatttcttttctttttttctgCTGATTATCCAACATCAGGTAATACTATACGTAActttctaacctaataataaataaaaaaacaaagtaaaatattATAAACCATGTAACACACAACTCTCTaacctaataaaaaataaagtgagatgttacaataagtaaatagtacctcAAAATTCCTTTTGTTAGAAAACACATCTTGATGACTAAATTTTTTAACGGATTACATTATTCGTGTAAGACATGTGTTTATTCAAATCGTGCAATACATGAGTTTTTAAAAGATGTGACtattttattacttagtatataaaattatatttattcaacccgtgtaatacacggggttctaacctagtattaaATAAACTAGAAGAAGTTCGTAGGttctaatatatatattttttactttGTTTTAACAGTACTTGACAATTATGTAACGTTACTATGTTAGGTAAGTGCATTTAAATGAAGAAAGGGACCGCATGTTTAGAAACAAATACACCGACAAAGTGATTCGATAGGACTACAAGATGCATGGGCATTTCCGTGACCTACGGCCCAACTACCTGCATTTCCTTTGGATCCAATCTCTGTTTTTAAAACTTTAATACAAAACTAATATTATTTTTGTCAGTCCAACATGGATTGACTTGCTTTGTTAATCTTTATTGAACTCCTCGATGTAGCTTCGCTTTCCAAATCTTACATGTTTCTTATAAACAATATTGTTTAATACCATATTTACTGTTTCAATAATAACATGTTAGATCAAAAATAATATCAACTTCTTGTCTTCTTCTCATGGGCGTAAATAAAGAAAGGATAAAAATGTTTGGTTTTTCATTTAGAAAATGTATAGCttattatattgttttttttaagaTAATGTAGGATCACAAGTCCTAACTAGAAAATATCACTGATTCATTATCAACTGTTTGTAAAGGTTATATATTACCAAATATCATATGTATTTGTTCAATAGAACCGTTATTAAAATTTGTATCAACTTCATCCAAAAATAATTATTCACTAAATCAAGACATAGAAACGTATAATCATTCTAACTTTTGTTAGGCAATGGATTTATATGTAACTTTAATATTTGTGTAATATTATATTTACCAAACCAAAATTTTTAATATTAAATGTAATCATTTAATAGAAATGGATTATGATAAATAGCCGTTCTAAAaagattatttatttaaaatacttgAAATTTcatacattttatttttattaattataactcCTAGCACGACCATTACATCTTTTTTCCTCCACTCTAAAATCTCATATTTTAGTTCACGTTTTAAGGTAAGGATAGAGTAGTACACATAATATAAGTTTTAACATGATAGGAATTTTACTATAAGTAAAACTTCTTTGTTAAATGCAATGCAGACAGATATTTTATAATATATGATAAAATATACAACAATTATGGTGTAACGATTATAAATTTTGGTGTATATGGTATACAACAAAGGGGAATTAGCCTGTAAATAATCCAAACTAGATGTCATTTGTCATTTACAGTTTCACCTTTGAATATTCTCCCcactagtcccacctttcacatattCTTCCTACACTGACCCCCCTTTAAAAAAACCTTAATCAAGTTAAggttttttccaaattacaaacaaattttttagggcttttgatcagaacgacaatacaagtccattgatgtaaaacttacctcgaaatggtgctccaaatgACTTATtttttaattggaaatttaaacacccgaattgaagcgttgTTTTCATCATTTGGAGGACCGTTTCGAGATAAGTTTTACATCATAGACTCGTATCGTCGTTTTGATCAAAAGCTGTAAAAAACTGTTTGTAATTttgaaaaaagcttaactccgttaaggtTTTTTGACGAAGTACCGGTGAAGAAAAAATAAGTGAAAGGTGAGATGATGAGAGAAATATTTAAAGGTAGAATCCCCTGTATCAAACTACAGCTTCTTTAACCTATTTCataaacataaattaaaaaaTGTATAAAACATGTTTAGAAAAGTATGCGTACCctgaccaaaaaaaaaaatcatttatttCCTTACCTAGTTTTCAACTGTAACCCTTTTAGGGTGTACTTATGTTTTATCTAAACACGGAAACAATACTAACATGTGATATCCATGCCCGATTTTTTTACCCACTAAACGATACTCCCAATCAATAATATCGAATCATATAATAAAACAAGTCATATATTTATATCATATGTAAGTAAAAAGTTATCGTATTTATATTTTATATCGTATGTACGTAAAAAGCAGCAGTAGTAGTAGCAGCAGAAGACTTACTAAGTGTGGCGGATCGGAAAGTAGTCCAGCCGTCGATAACATTCCGGTTTCCTTTAATCAACGTCTTCCCAATCCCATCACCAACAAACATCAAATTCTTCTTCTTGTTAGTCACGTCCACATACTCATAATACGCACCGGCTTTAATATATATAACAAATCTCGTAGCACTTGAGTTTGGTGCAGCATTCAATGCTTCACCAATCGTCGTAAAGTTGCCACTTCCGTCTTTCGCAACAACCAAATCATACGTCGTCGTTTCATTCATTCCACTCGTCACACTCGTTCCATTTGTTACATTCGTTTCCGCTTGCAATAACCGCCTGTCTCCCGGTTTCACCCAATCCGGAAACGACGACGTCGTTTCAACGTGGTTTAAAAACGATCCAGACGACGTCGTTCCGTTCATTTTCTTCAACAACGCGAGAGAGATGCTAACCTGTCGTGAAATACCTTTCAACGCCTTACGAAAATGTCGACTGATTTTCACCTGATTTTTACTACCTTCAAATCCGTCGAGACACGTGGCTTGATTCGTCATCGCTGCGCTCAGCATCGTACGGAGATCGTCATACTTCTTCGCCGGTGACGTCGACAGATCCGACACGACGGTTCGGAGCTCCGAAACAGTTTCGAGAAACAATGTGTGACAGTCCTCGAGTGCACGGATCTCGATGAGAGTGAGGTGAGGAAGTTTCCGGCGTATGTTAGTGACGTTGAAGTCGGTGGATCGGACGTCGGAGATTGTTTCGTTCACTGTAGCGGAGATTATTTCAGATAACGAAGATGAGGTGAGATCTGGTACGACTCTCGTTAGCGTGGAGACGCAGAGGTCGTGGTAGAGTGCACCTTCGCAGTGCAATACGGCCGTTGTAGTTTGGAGTCGTCTGTGACTGTGAATGTGTAACTGTAAAGGATTGTTTTGTGATGATAGTGGAAGTGTAGGGGGGGTGTTTTTAAATTTGGAGGGTGAAGAAATGAAGAGTGTGAGTAAAAGGAGGGCTGAAAATGGCATAAGGAGAAAGATAACACGACGGCGTTTTGAGGATTGGGAAGTGAGATTGGTCTGCATGTTGGTAGATGTTGTAAATGCAAAGTGAGAGAATAATAATATGGGGGTTGGATGTATAGAGatgatatatatataggggatgaaCACCCTttgattttaataattttaattTAATGATACATCTTCTCTGACGTTGCAATAAGTTTATATTATAAAACTATTTCTTTTGAGAGATTTAGGTTCAACTTTCACTCGATGCAGAGTGATATACTGGTGGACAATGATAGAAGACAGAGAAACTTGGATTCGATCCTTGAGTCAAAACGGGTTTTACcgtcgggttttccccggaatttgTGGACTTGGGTTACTTTCGAAGTATTCCGTttggtccagtgggtgccccaaaATGCTCGAGATTGATTCTGTTGgctgttaaaaaaaattattgtttAAGATTGTAATATTATTTAGAGTAAACGTTTGTTttgctccttgtggtttggtcactttaacggttttgcctcaaacgtttaaaaatagtcatttttctcCAATAGattgctatggtttttccattttgctctctgcggggagcaaaatggaaaagccatagcaaactattggagaaaaatgactatttttaaaggtttggggcaaaatcgttaaagtgaccaaaccatagggaacaaaacagaagtttactctatTATTTATGTTTTTGTTAGTACATATTGTAAACTA comes from the Helianthus annuus cultivar XRQ/B chromosome 4, HanXRQr2.0-SUNRISE, whole genome shotgun sequence genome and includes:
- the LOC110937071 gene encoding pectinesterase, which translates into the protein MQTNLTSQSSKRRRVIFLLMPFSALLLLTLFISSPSKFKNTPPTLPLSSQNNPLQLHIHSHRRLQTTTAVLHCEGALYHDLCVSTLTRVVPDLTSSSLSEIISATVNETISDVRSTDFNVTNIRRKLPHLTLIEIRALEDCHTLFLETVSELRTVVSDLSTSPAKKYDDLRTMLSAAMTNQATCLDGFEGSKNQVKISRHFRKALKGISRQVSISLALLKKMNGTTSSGSFLNHVETTSSFPDWVKPGDRRLLQAETNVTNGTSVTSGMNETTTYDLVVAKDGSGNFTTIGEALNAAPNSSATRFVIYIKAGAYYEYVDVTNKKKNLMFVGDGIGKTLIKGNRNVIDGWTTFRSATLIAVGANFIMKGITVENYAGPSKHQAVALRSGSDFSIFYQCSFIGYQDTLYVHSLRQFYRECDIYGTVDFVFGNAAVVFQKSNFYARQPEPNQKNMFTAQGRDDPNQNTGISILECKIAAGSELIPNQSMFKSYLGRPWKLYSKTVIMRSYIGDLIDPAGWLEWSGDFALSTLYYGEYMNRGPGSNTSARVTWPGYRVITNETEASQFTVANFIQGGEWLNGTGVPYYLDLQQNLTVSS
- the LOC110937070 gene encoding sucrose synthase 2, producing MLSHYNNQTHIITHHSSPIAISSLSILDSTSTTYLTDQIELKPSSVRTSFFTLFGVVGEASLFKSMATAKLSRTHSMRDRVQETLAANRNEIVSLLSRYVAQGKAILQPHQILDELENIIGDEASRQKLTDGPFGDALKTAQECIVLPPFVALAVRPRPGVWEYVRVDAYQLSVEQLTASEYLVFKEELVGQPNSSYVLELDFEPFNASFPKPTRSSSIGNGVQFLNRHLSSSMFRSKDCLEPLLDFLRTHRHDGHVMMLNDRIQNMSRLQSSLSKADDYLSKLPSDTAYSEFQHDLQGMGFERGWGNNAERTLEMMHLLSDILQAPDPSILETFLGRIPMVFNVVILSIHGYFGQANVLGLPDTGGQIVYILDQVRALENEMLLKLKHQGLDIKPRILIVTRLIPDAKGTSCNQRLEKVSGTEHTHILRVPFRTEKGILRKWISRFDVWPYLENFAADAASEISAELHGAPDLIIGNYSDGNLVASLLSYKMGVTQCNIAHALEKTKYPDSDLYWKKFDEKYHFSCQFTADLLAMNNADFIITSTYQEIAGTKNTIGQYESHSSFTLPGLYRVVHGIDVFDPKFNIVSPGADMTIYFPFTEKEKRLTSLHAKIEKLLFDPQQNEEHIGNLSDRSKPMIFSMARLDHVKNITGLVEWYAKNNKLRELANLVVVAGYNDVKRSNDREEIAEIEKMHDLFKKYKLDGQVRWISAQTNRAQNGELYRYIADGRGVFVQPAFYEAFGLTVVEAMTCGLPTFATCHGGPAEIIEDGVSGFHIDPYHPDTAAVTMVNFFQKCKEDKTYWMTISDGGLKRIYERYTWKIYSERLMTLAGVYSFWKYVSKLDRRETRRYLEMFYILKFRDLVKSVPVAIDDEA